One segment of Gopherus flavomarginatus isolate rGopFla2 chromosome 8, rGopFla2.mat.asm, whole genome shotgun sequence DNA contains the following:
- the POLR2D gene encoding DNA-directed RNA polymerase II subunit RPB4 gives MAAGGSEVRVADVEEDASQLVFPKEFETAETLLNSEVHMLLEHRKQQNESAEDEQELSEVFMKTLNYTARFSRFKNRETIASVRSLLLQKKLHKFELACLANLCPETAEEAKALIPSLEGRFEDEELQQILDDIQTKRSFQY, from the exons ATGGCGGCTGGAGGCAGCGAGGTCCGGGTCGCGGACGTGGAGGAGGACGCCTCGCAGCTCGTCTTTCCCAAAG AATTTGAAACTGCTGAGACACTTCTAAATTCAGAAGTGCACATGCTTCTTGAGCATCGTAAACAACAGAATGAAAGTGCTGAGGATGAGCAGGAACTCTCAGAAGTCTTCATGAAAACTCTGAACTACACAGCTCGCTTCAGCCGCTTCAAAAATCGGGAGACCATTGCCAGCGTccgcag TTTGTTGCTCCAGAAAAAGCTCCATAAATTTGAATTGGCGTGTTTGGCTAATCTGTGTCCTGAGACAGCTGAGGAGGCCAAGGCTTTGATTCCCAG CCTAGAGGGCCGGTTTGAAGATGAGGAGCTACAGCAGATTCTTGATGACATTCAGACCAAACGAAGCTTCCAGTATTAG